The nucleotide sequence TGTTGTTTTGTGGCATAAGCAATGCTACTTTCTGGAGCCAAACTATCTGGGGAAAGACTCATGATTTTTGGTAGGTATTCCAACTTCAACGTGATCAATCCAGGAAAGTTGATCTGACATGTTGTTTTGCTGATCCCAACGAACCCTGGTAGTCTTTCAAGATTCAAGCGTAGCAAATTGGGGTGATTGATCTCGTTGACTTCTTCCTCATTTTCCGATCCTTCAGAGGCAACAATCTGTTTTGAGGTCTGATCTTTTAAGGCAACAATCTCTTCCAAATAGTTGCAATTCTGTATGTCTAGCTCTTCGAGTTGCTTCAGATGGCTATCTACTGATAATAAGAAGAGATATTTTAGAAGGTAACATCTACTCACCTTAACACATCTCAGATTTCCTAGACACTGACCAAATTGACTTGGTATCTTCCATAAATGTGTTAATTTAGGTAGAGATGATAAAGATAACTCTCTAAGTCCGTTAAATGACCCCATTGGAAGCTCGCCATGAAAAACCGCCTTGAGCTCCTTTAGTTCATTGATCTTCAGAGTATGCAGGACAGGGAAAACGCTTACGTATCCTATGTCAAAGACATGTTGCAGATCTTCAGATTGGCAGAGCTTTAGAGATTTCAAGTTTAAACAACAGCTTCTTCTCAGGTCATTAAGAGTTCTGCTCATATACTTCATGTCTAACTCTAGAACGTTAGTTTTCTCTAGCAATATAGTTATTCTACTCTCCGCAGGAGATTCTGCTGCATAGCTAAGTCTCAAGTAGTTCTCACAGGGATTCACATCCCAACAACTATTGTTCCACCATCCTATTGAGATCTTAAATCTTTCAAGCTGATCAAACTGCACCCCTGTTGACTTTACAAGTGGATTCAGAGCAATTTCTAAAGTAGTCAATTGGGACAAGGAACTTAGCTCTGGAGCAAAATGACAAGTGATGCCCCTGATTTTTGAACCTTGATTTCGATCCTTATGTCTGTTCCCTTCATCTAGTTGTGCTTGGGTTTGTTCCTCAACCTCCCATTGCTGGAAGCTATTCCACAGGTACAGTTCTTCTAGATGAGCTAAACTCGATATGACACCCATTGGAATTTTCATAACTCTGCATCCTGTCAAATCTAGCAACCTTAGATTTGACAAGTTTTTAATTTCATCAGGAAATTGATCGAAGTTGGATCCACAAAAGCTGAGTACCATGAGTGTCCTTAGCTCTCCAATTACGGATCTAGCTTCCACACTGAGATTGCAATTCTCTAGACGCAGCGTTTGAAGGTTTCTCAACAGTGGAATCGATGGTAGTATTGGCAGTGGAAATCTGCTTCTGATGGCTAAAACCTTGATGCCTTCACTTGTTCTCAGAATAGTGGCAGGTGGTTCCAATGGACATTTATCAGTGCATGAAACTAATAAAAGCTCGTTATGCATACGAGTTTTATTGGTTATAATGAGTGTACTAGAAGAGTATTTGCCAGGCCAATCCTTCAATTCCACCTTGTGTCTGGTCACAAATCCTTCTTTACCATCAGTAGCTATTGATAAGGCTACATCCCGCACCACATCATGCATTTTGACACACCCTTCCTTGTTACTGTCTAACAACAAAAAACAACTTTTGAGTATGTCAACCAACGTTTCTACACGGTTTCTTCCTTGTACCAGTGAATCAATACCTTTAAACAACCCAAGCCCGAAACCATATCTAACCAAATCTTCAACCGGTATATTGCTGCATTCTGGATACAGACAACACAGGAAAAAACATGATTTGGCTTCCTCGCTTTCTAGACATTCATAACTTAGCTCTATTTTCCGGTAAACTTCATGTATCATTCCCGGAATGTTTTCTGGGCAAGCGTTTCTTAGTTGTGTGAGTGCATCATCCCACATCTTCTTGCTTTTATGTCTTAGCGCTCTTCCCACCGTCGAAATTGCAATTGGCAAACCAGCACATTCTCTTAAAACCTGTTGCGCTACAGGACGTAGCTCAGGAGACTCAATGGATCTGCCTGCCATGTCCTTAAACAAAGTCCATGCATCTTGTTCTGGCAACACACTGATCGGAAAATTCCTTTTGGTTTCTATGTCATTGaataactccgcctatgtcttacatggccggtcccaagcccggataaaggaggagggggagggcgtcaggtagtcgacagccggcactccatgatcacgtcgaatccttatgaaaatgaatccagaacaaaatcgcgctaaagctagggcgtcacccgtaagtggcgcgctgtgtggcctgagcacagtgataagtgagcaagggtcgctgtatctccatcggcacccggatgcagtgttaaatgagcaagggggccatagaaacttcttttcgaacgactccactcaaagttgtttgggagcatatgctcctatcaactttacccgggacacacaaaagaagtactttgatcctattagacgggggagggtgaagaagctaggacagaagggtagagttcaagagagcaaaatgcgtttaggaacgtggaatataggaaccttaacgggaaaatctatggaagtagtggaagttatggtgaggagaaggataaatattatgtgcctacaagaaactaagtgggttggtagtaaggcaaaggatctagaaagctcagggtttaaactttggtattcgggcacaaatagaacgagaaacggtgttggcatcatcgtggacaagaccttggtacaagatgttgtagatgtcaagagggtaggagatagaatcatggcaatcaagattgtaataggacaagaacttatcaatgtgattagtgcgtacgcacctcaagtagggttggatacgagttcgaatgagaaattttgggaagatcttggagacttggtgcaaggaattgctcagacggagaagttatttataggaggagatttaaatggacacgtgggcagggagacaggcaactatggaggttttcatggtggccatggttttggggagagaaacgaggatggggaagctatcttggattttgcaatggcatatgatctcttcttagccaacaccttctttaagaagagagaagaacatgtgatcacctacaagagtgggtcgtcaaaaacacaaatagattttcttctaatgaggaaaggggatcgtataacttgtaaggattgcaaagttataccaggagagagcgtggctaatcaacatcgcttgttggtgatggatgtacatatcaaaagagtaagacaaaagaacaagacttggaagtgcccaagg is from Malus sylvestris chromosome 5, drMalSylv7.2, whole genome shotgun sequence and encodes:
- the LOC126621367 gene encoding probable disease resistance protein At4g27220 isoform X1 codes for the protein MAGRSIESPELRPVAQQVLRECAGLPIAISTVGRALRHKSKKMWDDALTQLRNACPENIPGMIHEVYRKIELSYECLESEEAKSCFFLCCLYPECSNIPVEDLVRYGFGLGLFKGIDSLVQGRNRVETLVDILKSCFLLLDSNKEGCVKMHDVVRDVALSIATDGKEGFVTRHKVELKDWPGKYSSSTLIITNKTRMHNELLLVSCTDKCPLEPPATILRTSEGIKVLAIRSRFPLPILPSIPLLRNLQTLRLENCNLSVEARSVIGELRTLMVLSFCGSNFDQFPDEIKNLSNLRLLDLTGCRVMKIPMGVISSLAHLEELYLWNSFQQWEVEEQTQAQLDEGNRHKDRNQGSKIRGITCHFAPELSSLSQLTTLEIALNPLVKSTGVQFDQLERFKISIGWWNNSCWDVNPCENYLRLSYAAESPAESRITILLEKTNVLELDMKYMSRTLNDLRRSCCLNLKSLKLCQSEDLQHVFDIGYVSVFPVLHTLKINELKELKAVFHGELPMGSFNGLRELSLSSLPKLTHLWKIPSQFGQCLGNLRCVKVSRCYLLKYLFLLSVDSHLKQLEELDIQNCNYLEEIVALKDQTSKQIVASEGSENEEEVNEINHPNLLRLNLERLPGFVGISKTTCQINFPGLITLKLEYLPKIMSLSPDSLAPESSIAYATKQHLFDTKVSPFWQLRFVTVKECAKLTGIFSFSWVQDLQSLEQLEVRECRSLETVFDFEDLEMKQNPKQFPALFSDLEIMELSKLPLLKYLWNPPQNIMAFQNLRMLQVMQCGNLRYVFPRFVAENLVKLESMYISDCAAMRDILAENERGHGDEEATKIIVFPQVKSLHLDNLPSLRTFCRAPCAIHWPSLTTLVIGCLTMETFVPSSEAMGSIYGVPNHIFNEEVGFPVLETLEIRDMQNIRELWSRELLPYSFNELRDLHVSGCSNLVLLVAVEVQNRLHKLDKLIVKGCNSLEEIFESTGSNANEEPTATLPQSGEISSISQPQMTQIRGSNRIQGFQLTSLHISDCVSLELLLSPSIARGMVKLKGLSIIECKKMEVVVAKPLADEESEDNSLLPQLSYLELRALPNLIIFSQGKCNLDWPSLEELTVEECPRMENLCLGSLSTPREVKLSISGASENLQKELNDSRKET
- the LOC126621367 gene encoding disease resistance protein At4g27190-like isoform X3; amino-acid sequence: MAGRSIESPELRPVAQQVLRECAGLPIAISTVGRALRHKSKKMWDDALTQLRNACPENIPGMIHEVYRKIELSYECLESEEAKSCFFLCCLYPECSNIPVEDLVRYGFGLGLFKGIDSLVQGRNRVETLVDILKSCFLLLDSNKEGCVKMHDVVRDVALSIATDGKEGFVTRHKVELKDWPGKYSSSTLIITNKTRMHNELLLVSCTDKCPLEPPATILRTSEGIKVLAIRSRFPLPILPSIPLLRNLQTLRLENCNLSVEARSVIGELRTLMVLSFCGSNFDQFPDEIKNLSNLRLLDLTGCRVMKIPMGVISSLAHLEELYLWNSFQQWEVEEQTQAQLDEGNRHKDRNQGSKIRGITCHFAPELSSLSQLTTLEIALNPLVKSTGVQFDQLERFKISIGWWNNSCWDVNPCENYLRLSYAAESPAESRITILLEKTNVLELDMKYMSRTLNDLRRSCCLNLKSLKLCQSEDLQHVFDIGYVSVFPVLHTLKINELKELKAVFHGELPMGSFNGLRELSLSSLPKLTHLWKIPSQFGQCLGNLRCVKVSRCYLLKYLFLLSVDSHLKQLEELDIQNCNYLEEIVALKDQTSKQIVASEGSENEEEVNEINHPNLLRLNLERLPGFVGISKTTCQINFPGLITLKLEYLPKIMSLSPDSLAPESSIAYATKQHLFDTKVSPFWQLRFVTVKECAKLTGIFSFSWVQDLQSLEQLEVRECRSLETVFDFEDLEMKQNPKQFPALFSDLEIMDVEI
- the LOC126621367 gene encoding disease resistance protein At4g27190-like isoform X4; the protein is MAGRSIESPELRPVAQQVLRECAGLPIAISTVGRALRHKSKKMWDDALTQLRNACPENIPGMIHEVYRKIELSYECLESEEAKSCFFLCCLYPECSNIPVEDLVRYGFGLGLFKGIDSLVQGRNRVETLVDILKSCFLLLDSNKEGCVKMHDVVRDVALSIATDGKEGFVTRHKVELKDWPGKYSSSTLIITNKTRMHNELLLVSCTDKCPLEPPATILRTSEGIKVLAIRSRFPLPILPSIPLLRNLQTLRLENCNLSVEARSVIGELRTLMVLSFCGSNFDQFPDEIKNLSNLRLLDLTGCRVMKIPMGVISSLAHLEELYLWNSFQQWEVEEQTQAQLDEGNRHKDRNQGSKIRGITCHFAPELSSLSQLTTLEIALNPLVKSTGVQFDQLERFKISIGWWNNSCWDVNPCENYLRLSYAAESPAESRITILLEKTNVLELDMKYMSRTLNDLRRSCCLNLKSLKLCQSEDLQHVFDIGYVSVFPVLHTLKINELKELKAVFHGELPMGSFNGLRELSLSSLPKLTHLWKIPSQFGQCLGNLRCVKVSRCYLLKYLFLLSVDSHLKQLEELDIQNCNYLEEIVALKDQTSKQIVASEGSENEEEVNEINHPNLLRLNLERLPGFVGISKTTCQINFPGLITLKLEYLPKIMSLSPDSLAPESSIAYATKQHLFDTKLGAGLTKSGTT